One part of the Pseudomonas sp. MYb118 genome encodes these proteins:
- a CDS encoding alanine/glycine:cation symporter family protein, giving the protein MLEVINDFLSGKVLIVLIVGLGGYFTIRSRFVQLRHFFHMFAVFRDSLKSSAGQLSSFQALMLSLAGRVGAGNIAGVGIAVTLGGPGAVFWMWVTALVGMSSSFFECSLGQLYKRSDSEGQFRGGPSYYIQHGLQKRWLGAIMAFLLLVTFGFAFNGLQSHAVTHSLNNAFGFDTTWTGLALAVLLGLVFIGGIKRIAKVADLLVPVKTLVYIGVTIYVIVLQFDHVPAMLMTIVKSAFGLDQAFGGLIGSAIVMGVKRGVFANEAGLGSAPNVAAVASVEHPVAQGVVQAFSVFLDTFVICTCTALLILLSGFYTPGFEGDGIALTQNSLAAVVGDWGRMFISVALALFVFTSILYNYYLGESNLRFLIGENRKALIGYRALVLALIFWGAIENLGTVFAFADITMTLLAFVNLIALFLLFKVGMRILRDYDDQRAAGIKTPVFDSSKFPDLDLDLKAWPANPPAAAKAQAEAQGVPAAQR; this is encoded by the coding sequence ATGCTCGAAGTCATTAACGACTTCCTCTCAGGGAAAGTACTGATCGTGCTCATTGTCGGGCTCGGTGGTTACTTCACGATCCGCTCGCGTTTCGTTCAATTGCGTCACTTCTTCCACATGTTCGCGGTGTTCCGCGACAGCCTCAAAAGCAGCGCTGGCCAGCTCAGCTCGTTCCAGGCCCTGATGCTCAGCCTCGCCGGCCGAGTGGGCGCGGGCAACATTGCCGGTGTCGGCATTGCCGTGACCCTGGGTGGCCCGGGTGCGGTGTTCTGGATGTGGGTGACCGCGCTGGTCGGCATGTCCAGCAGCTTCTTCGAATGCTCCCTCGGCCAGTTGTACAAACGCAGCGACTCCGAAGGCCAGTTCCGTGGCGGCCCGTCGTATTACATTCAGCACGGCCTGCAAAAACGCTGGCTGGGCGCGATCATGGCGTTCCTGCTGCTGGTGACCTTCGGGTTCGCCTTCAACGGCCTGCAATCCCACGCCGTGACCCACTCGCTGAATAACGCCTTCGGTTTCGACACCACCTGGACGGGTCTGGCGCTGGCGGTGTTGCTGGGCCTGGTGTTCATCGGCGGGATCAAGCGCATCGCCAAGGTTGCGGACCTGTTGGTGCCGGTCAAGACCCTGGTGTACATCGGCGTGACCATCTACGTGATCGTGCTGCAATTCGACCACGTGCCGGCCATGCTGATGACCATCGTCAAGAGCGCTTTCGGCCTCGACCAGGCCTTCGGCGGCCTGATCGGTAGCGCGATCGTCATGGGTGTGAAACGCGGCGTGTTCGCCAACGAAGCCGGCCTTGGCAGTGCACCGAACGTGGCGGCCGTGGCATCGGTGGAACACCCGGTGGCCCAGGGTGTGGTCCAGGCGTTCAGCGTGTTCCTCGACACCTTCGTGATCTGCACCTGCACCGCGCTGTTGATCCTGCTCTCGGGTTTCTACACCCCGGGCTTCGAAGGCGACGGCATTGCCCTGACCCAGAACTCCCTCGCTGCCGTCGTGGGCGACTGGGGCCGGATGTTCATCTCGGTGGCCCTGGCGCTGTTCGTGTTCACCTCGATCCTCTACAACTACTATCTGGGCGAGAGCAACCTGCGCTTTTTGATCGGTGAGAACCGCAAGGCGCTGATCGGCTACCGCGCACTGGTACTGGCGTTGATCTTCTGGGGCGCCATCGAAAACCTCGGCACGGTGTTCGCGTTCGCCGACATCACCATGACCCTGCTGGCGTTCGTGAATCTGATTGCGCTGTTCCTGCTGTTCAAGGTCGGCATGCGCATCCTGCGTGACTACGACGATCAGCGCGCCGCCGGCATCAAGACCCCGGTGTTCGATTCGAGCAAGTTCCCGGACCTGGACCTGGACTTGAAAGCCTGGCCGGCCAACCCTCCGGCGGCTGCCAAGGCGCAAGCCGAAGCGCAAGGCGTACCCGCAGCGCAACGCTGA
- a CDS encoding AraC family transcriptional regulator: MLHSHLTTLNAVSLVLNAFKADGLSSEALLAGSGISTADLSRADTRITTNQEMQVCANAVALKHDIGLELGRRMHVSSYGMLGYALLTSATFGDALHLAMRYPALLGTLFELSLEEDGERVWFVAGDYRESPAMAVFNAEFCLASLKVICDDLLGRAIPLLATRFEHAAPDYRATYAEHFNCPLSFGARNNAFAFDKRWLEQPLPLADIITHQAMAERCRKQNTEFTGRQAWLGRIRQLLSAQLNAAPGLDGLAEQMNCSTRTLRRHLKDMGCSYQELLDELRFEQAKQMLCEDQMPIYRIAEALGFSETASFRHAFVRWSGVAPSQFRP; this comes from the coding sequence ATGCTCCACTCCCACCTCACCACCCTCAACGCGGTTTCCCTGGTGCTCAACGCCTTCAAGGCCGATGGTTTGTCCAGCGAAGCGCTGCTGGCCGGCAGCGGTATCAGCACCGCAGACCTTAGCCGCGCCGACACGCGCATCACCACCAACCAGGAGATGCAGGTGTGCGCCAACGCGGTGGCGCTCAAGCATGACATCGGCCTGGAACTGGGTCGGCGCATGCATGTTTCGTCCTACGGCATGCTCGGTTATGCCCTGCTCACCAGTGCCACCTTCGGTGACGCTTTGCACCTGGCGATGCGTTATCCGGCGCTGTTGGGAACACTTTTCGAGCTGAGCCTGGAGGAGGATGGCGAGCGCGTCTGGTTCGTCGCGGGCGACTATCGCGAGAGCCCGGCCATGGCGGTGTTCAACGCCGAGTTCTGTCTGGCGTCGCTGAAAGTCATCTGCGATGACCTGCTCGGGCGCGCCATTCCGCTGCTGGCGACACGCTTCGAACACGCAGCCCCCGATTATCGGGCGACCTACGCCGAGCACTTCAATTGCCCGCTGAGCTTTGGCGCCCGCAACAACGCTTTCGCCTTCGACAAGCGCTGGCTCGAACAACCGTTGCCGCTCGCCGACATCATCACCCACCAGGCCATGGCCGAGCGCTGCCGCAAACAGAACACCGAGTTCACCGGGCGCCAGGCCTGGCTCGGGCGGATTCGCCAGCTGCTCAGCGCGCAGCTGAATGCCGCGCCGGGGCTCGATGGCCTGGCCGAGCAGATGAACTGCTCCACACGAACCCTGCGCCGGCACCTCAAGGACATGGGTTGCAGCTACCAGGAGTTGCTCGATGAACTGCGCTTCGAGCAGGCCAAGCAGATGCTGTGCGAGGACCAGATGCCGATCTACCGGATTGCCGAGGCGCTGGGGTTCAGCGAGACCGCCAGTTTTCGCCATGCGTTCGTGCGCTGGAGTGGGGTGGCGCCGAGTCAGTTCAGGCCTTGA
- a CDS encoding GlsB/YeaQ/YmgE family stress response membrane protein translates to MGIIGTIFIGLIVGLLARFLKPGDDSMGWIMTILLGIGGSLAATYGGQALGIYQAGQGAGFIGALIGAIVLLVIYGLIKKN, encoded by the coding sequence ATGGGAATTATCGGAACCATCTTTATCGGCTTGATCGTCGGCCTGCTGGCTCGGTTCCTGAAACCGGGCGATGACAGCATGGGCTGGATCATGACCATCCTGCTCGGTATTGGCGGTTCGTTGGCAGCCACCTATGGCGGCCAGGCCCTGGGCATCTACCAGGCAGGTCAGGGGGCCGGGTTCATCGGCGCGCTGATCGGTGCCATCGTTTTGCTGGTGATCTACGGCCTGATCAAAAAGAACTGA
- a CDS encoding LysR substrate-binding domain-containing protein, whose translation MNLESKWLEDFSALAATRSFSQAAERRFVTQPAFSRRIRSLEAALGLQLVNRSRTPIELTAAGQLFLVTARTVVEQLGEVLRHLHHLEGGQGEVMQVAAAHSLALGFFPRWIAQLRNEGLNIATRLVATNVGDAVHALREGGCDLMLAFYDPDAAMQMDAEIFPSLHLGQTEMLPVCAADAEGKPLFDLEGEGSVPLLAYSAGAFLGRSVNLLLRQRALRFTTVYETAMADSLKSMALEGLGIAWVPQLSVRAELARGELVVCGGSQWHVPLEIRLYRCALVRKANVRLLWRKLEGGAANPN comes from the coding sequence ATGAACCTGGAAAGTAAATGGCTGGAAGACTTCAGTGCCCTGGCCGCCACCCGCAGCTTCTCCCAGGCGGCCGAGCGCCGCTTCGTGACCCAGCCAGCGTTCAGTCGCCGAATCCGCAGCCTTGAGGCGGCGTTGGGGTTGCAACTGGTCAACCGTTCACGCACGCCGATCGAATTGACGGCGGCGGGGCAATTGTTCCTGGTCACCGCGCGTACGGTGGTGGAGCAGCTCGGCGAAGTGCTGCGCCATCTGCATCACCTGGAAGGCGGGCAGGGCGAAGTCATGCAAGTCGCGGCTGCGCACTCGCTGGCGCTGGGGTTCTTTCCGCGCTGGATCGCGCAGTTGCGCAACGAAGGCCTGAACATCGCCACCCGATTGGTTGCCACCAACGTCGGTGACGCGGTGCATGCGCTGCGTGAGGGTGGTTGCGATTTGATGCTGGCGTTCTATGACCCGGATGCCGCCATGCAGATGGACGCGGAAATCTTCCCGTCGCTGCACCTGGGCCAGACCGAAATGCTGCCGGTGTGCGCAGCGGATGCCGAGGGCAAGCCGCTGTTCGATCTGGAGGGCGAGGGCAGCGTGCCGCTGCTGGCCTACAGCGCCGGTGCGTTTCTCGGGCGCTCGGTGAACCTGTTGCTGCGCCAGCGCGCCTTGCGGTTCACCACTGTCTACGAAACGGCCATGGCCGACAGCTTGAAAAGCATGGCGCTCGAAGGATTGGGAATCGCCTGGGTGCCCCAACTGAGTGTGCGGGCCGAGCTGGCGCGCGGTGAGCTGGTGGTCTGTGGCGGCTCGCAATGGCACGTGCCGCTGGAGATCCGCCTGTACCGTTGTGCGCTGGTCCGCAAGGCCAACGTGCGCCTGTTGTGGCGCAAACTCGAAGGTGGTGCGGCGAATCCCAATTAA
- a CDS encoding DUF3299 domain-containing protein → MRRLLLTLVLLGSGLAHAGELPETDWLELMPKSDQKALEAMPEIDHNSPEANGTFDQKGGMKQAKGLPAVMYSTKTVPSMNDKHIRIGGYPVPLESDAKGRSTLFFLVPYPGACIHVPPPPPNQLVLVRYPQGLKLNDIYTPLWVTGTLKIERVNNDLADAAYALDAAKVRVVKESDL, encoded by the coding sequence ATGCGCCGTCTTTTGTTGACCCTTGTTCTACTGGGATCGGGCCTTGCCCACGCCGGCGAGCTGCCGGAAACCGACTGGCTCGAACTGATGCCCAAGTCGGACCAGAAAGCCCTCGAGGCCATGCCCGAAATTGATCACAACTCCCCCGAAGCCAATGGCACCTTCGACCAGAAAGGTGGCATGAAACAGGCCAAGGGCCTGCCGGCGGTGATGTATTCGACCAAAACCGTGCCGTCGATGAACGACAAGCACATCCGCATCGGTGGGTATCCGGTGCCGCTGGAGTCCGACGCCAAGGGCCGCAGCACGCTGTTCTTCCTCGTGCCCTATCCGGGCGCCTGCATCCACGTACCGCCACCGCCGCCCAACCAGTTGGTGCTGGTGCGTTATCCGCAGGGCCTGAAGCTCAATGACATCTACACGCCGCTCTGGGTGACAGGGACCTTGAAGATCGAGAGGGTCAACAACGACCTGGCCGACGCGGCCTATGCGCTGGATGCGGCGAAGGTGCGGGTGGTGAAGGAGTCGGATCTGTAG
- the aspA gene encoding aspartate ammonia-lyase, with protein MSSAASFRTEKDLLGTLEVPAQAYYGIQTLRAVNNFRLSGVPISHYPKLVVGLAMVKQAAADANRELGHLSEAKHAAISEACARLIRGDFHEEFVVDMIQGGAGTSTNMNANEVIANIALEAMGHQKGEYQYLHPNNDVNMAQSTNDAYPTAIRLGLLLGHDTLLASLDSLIQSFAAKGEEFSHVLKMGRTQLQDAVPMTLGQEFRAFATTLGEDLARLKTLAPELLTEVNLGGTAIGTGINADPRYQNLAVQRLATISGHPLVPAADLIEATSDMGAFVLFSGMLKRTAVKLSKICNDLRLLSSGPRTGINEINLPARQPGSSIMPGKVNPVIPEAVNQVAFQVIGNDLALTMAAEGGQLQLNVMEPLIAFKILDSIRLLQRAMDMLREHCITGITANEARCRELVEHSIGLVTALNPYIGYENATRIARVALESGRGVLELVREEGLLDDAMLADILRPENMIAPRLVPLKA; from the coding sequence ATGTCCTCCGCTGCATCATTCCGCACAGAAAAAGACCTGCTTGGCACCCTCGAAGTACCAGCTCAAGCGTATTACGGCATCCAGACCCTGCGAGCGGTAAACAACTTCCGTCTCTCCGGCGTTCCGATTTCGCATTACCCGAAACTGGTGGTCGGTCTGGCCATGGTCAAACAGGCCGCCGCTGACGCCAACCGCGAGTTGGGTCACCTCAGCGAAGCCAAGCACGCCGCCATCAGCGAAGCCTGTGCACGTTTGATCCGCGGTGATTTCCACGAAGAGTTCGTGGTGGACATGATTCAAGGCGGCGCTGGCACTTCGACCAACATGAATGCCAACGAAGTCATCGCCAACATCGCGCTGGAGGCCATGGGTCACCAGAAGGGCGAATACCAGTACCTGCACCCGAACAACGACGTGAACATGGCGCAGTCGACCAACGACGCCTACCCGACCGCGATCCGCCTGGGTCTGCTGCTGGGTCACGACACCCTGCTGGCAAGCCTCGACAGCCTGATCCAGTCGTTCGCCGCCAAGGGTGAAGAGTTCAGCCACGTCCTGAAGATGGGTCGTACCCAGCTGCAAGACGCCGTGCCGATGACCCTCGGCCAGGAATTCCGCGCCTTCGCCACCACCTTGGGCGAAGACCTGGCACGCCTCAAGACACTGGCGCCAGAACTGCTGACCGAAGTGAACCTGGGCGGCACCGCCATCGGTACCGGCATCAACGCTGACCCGCGCTACCAGAACCTGGCCGTTCAGCGCCTGGCCACCATCAGCGGCCACCCGCTGGTACCGGCAGCCGACCTGATCGAAGCCACTTCCGACATGGGCGCCTTCGTGCTGTTCTCCGGCATGCTCAAGCGCACCGCGGTCAAGCTGTCGAAGATTTGCAACGACCTGCGCCTGCTGTCCAGCGGCCCACGCACCGGCATCAACGAAATCAACCTGCCAGCGCGTCAGCCAGGCAGCTCGATCATGCCCGGCAAGGTCAACCCGGTGATCCCGGAAGCCGTGAACCAGGTGGCCTTCCAGGTCATCGGTAACGACCTGGCGCTGACCATGGCAGCCGAAGGCGGCCAACTGCAACTGAACGTGATGGAGCCGCTGATCGCCTTCAAGATCCTCGACTCGATCCGCCTGCTGCAACGCGCCATGGACATGCTGCGCGAGCACTGCATCACCGGCATTACCGCCAACGAAGCACGCTGCCGCGAACTGGTCGAGCACTCGATCGGCCTGGTCACCGCGCTGAACCCGTACATCGGCTATGAAAACGCCACCCGTATCGCCCGTGTCGCCCTTGAAAGCGGCCGTGGCGTACTGGAACTGGTGCGCGAAGAAGGCTTGCTCGACGACGCCATGCTCGCCGACATCCTGCGCCCGGAAAACATGATTGCTCCGCGTCTGGTGCCTTTGAAGGCATGA
- a CDS encoding asparaginase, with the protein MNSSTYPAAQHVMVLYTGGTIGMQASANGLAPASGFEARMREYLHSQPDLAVPQWRFREMSPLIDSANMSPAYWQQLREAVVDAVDVQGCDSVLILHGTDTLAYSAAAMSFQLLGLQARVCFTGSMLPAGVPDSDAWENLSGALVALGQGLAPGVHLYFHGELLAPTRCAKVRSFGRHPFKRLERQGGGVKAPTLPAALNYNQPKQLAKVAVLPLFPGIGAEQLDGVLQSGIQGLVLECYGSGTGPSDNPAFLAALSRARDNGVVVVAVTQCHEGGVELDIYEAGSRLRGAGVLSGGGMTREAAFGKLHGLLGTGLETAEVRRLIELDLCGELS; encoded by the coding sequence ATGAATTCCTCGACCTACCCCGCCGCACAGCACGTGATGGTGCTCTACACCGGTGGCACCATCGGCATGCAGGCCAGCGCCAACGGCCTGGCCCCGGCGTCCGGTTTTGAAGCGCGGATGCGCGAATACCTGCACAGCCAGCCAGACCTTGCGGTACCGCAGTGGCGCTTTCGCGAGATGTCGCCGCTGATCGACAGCGCCAACATGTCGCCAGCCTACTGGCAGCAATTGCGCGAAGCGGTGGTCGACGCCGTGGACGTGCAAGGCTGCGACAGCGTGCTGATCCTGCACGGCACCGACACCCTGGCCTACAGCGCAGCGGCCATGAGTTTCCAATTGCTCGGCTTGCAGGCTCGGGTGTGCTTCACCGGCTCGATGCTGCCGGCCGGCGTGCCCGATAGCGACGCCTGGGAAAACCTCAGCGGTGCGCTGGTTGCACTGGGCCAGGGCCTGGCGCCGGGTGTGCACCTGTACTTCCACGGCGAGCTGCTGGCCCCGACGCGATGCGCCAAGGTACGCAGTTTTGGCCGGCACCCGTTCAAACGCCTGGAACGTCAGGGTGGCGGTGTGAAAGCGCCGACGTTGCCTGCCGCGTTGAACTACAACCAGCCCAAGCAACTGGCCAAGGTCGCGGTGTTGCCGCTGTTTCCGGGCATTGGTGCCGAGCAACTGGACGGCGTGCTGCAGAGCGGCATTCAGGGCCTGGTCCTGGAATGCTACGGCAGCGGTACCGGCCCGAGCGACAACCCGGCGTTTCTCGCCGCGCTGTCACGGGCGCGCGACAACGGCGTGGTCGTGGTGGCGGTGACGCAGTGCCATGAAGGCGGCGTCGAGCTGGACATCTACGAAGCCGGCAGCCGGCTGCGCGGGGCTGGCGTGCTGTCGGGCGGCGGCATGACCCGCGAAGCGGCGTTCGGCAAGTTGCATGGCTTGCTGGGGACAGGGTTGGAAACGGCCGAGGTGCGTCGCCTTATCGAACTGGACCTGTGCGGTGAGCTGAGCTGA
- a CDS encoding 5-(carboxyamino)imidazole ribonucleotide synthase, with protein sequence MKIGVIGGGQLGRMLALAGTPLGMNFAFLDPAPDACAAALGEHLRADYGDQDHLRQLADEVDLVTFEFESVPAETVAFLSQFVPVYPSVEALRIARDRWFEKSMFKDLGIPTPAFADIQSQADLDAAVAAIGLPAVLKTRTLGYDGKGQKVLRTPEDVVGTFAELGSVACLLEGFVPFTGEVSLIAVRARDGETKFYPLVHNTHDSGILKLSVASTAHPLQALAEDYSSRVLKQLDYVGVMAFEFFEVDGGLKANEIAPRVHNSGHWTTEGAECSQFENHLRAVAGLPLGSTAKVGESAMLNFIGKVPETEKVLAIADCHLHHYGKAFKAGRKVGHANLRCADRETLAAQILKVEALIAE encoded by the coding sequence ATGAAGATCGGTGTAATCGGTGGCGGCCAACTGGGTCGCATGTTGGCACTGGCGGGCACTCCGCTGGGCATGAACTTCGCTTTCCTGGACCCCGCGCCGGATGCCTGTGCAGCCGCGTTGGGTGAACACCTGCGGGCCGATTACGGCGATCAGGATCACCTGCGCCAGCTCGCCGATGAAGTCGATCTGGTGACCTTCGAATTCGAAAGCGTCCCGGCTGAAACCGTGGCGTTCCTGTCGCAATTCGTCCCGGTCTACCCGAGCGTCGAAGCCCTGCGCATCGCCCGTGACCGCTGGTTCGAAAAGAGCATGTTCAAGGACCTGGGGATCCCGACCCCGGCGTTCGCCGACATCCAGTCGCAAGCCGACCTGGACGCCGCCGTAGCCGCCATCGGCCTGCCGGCCGTGCTGAAGACCCGCACCCTGGGTTACGACGGCAAGGGCCAGAAAGTCCTGCGCACGCCAGAAGACGTGGTCGGCACCTTCGCCGAACTGGGCAGCGTTGCCTGCCTGCTGGAAGGCTTCGTGCCGTTCACTGGCGAAGTTTCGCTGATCGCCGTGCGTGCTCGCGATGGCGAGACGAAGTTCTACCCGCTGGTGCACAACACCCACGACAGCGGCATTCTCAAGCTGTCGGTCGCCAGCACCGCTCACCCGTTGCAGGCCCTGGCCGAAGACTATTCCAGCCGTGTGCTCAAGCAGCTGGATTACGTCGGCGTGATGGCATTCGAGTTCTTCGAAGTTGACGGTGGCCTCAAGGCCAACGAGATCGCCCCGCGGGTGCACAACTCCGGGCACTGGACTACCGAAGGCGCCGAATGCAGCCAGTTCGAAAACCATCTGCGCGCCGTGGCTGGCCTGCCGCTGGGCTCGACGGCCAAGGTCGGCGAGAGCGCCATGCTCAACTTCATCGGCAAAGTGCCGGAGACGGAAAAAGTCCTGGCCATCGCAGATTGCCACCTGCACCACTACGGCAAGGCGTTCAAGGCCGGGCGCAAGGTTGGTCACGCCAACCTGCGTTGCGCCGACCGCGAAACGCTGGCCGCGCAGATCCTCAAGGTCGAAGCGCTGATCGCCGAGTAA
- the purE gene encoding 5-(carboxyamino)imidazole ribonucleotide mutase — protein MSALVGVIMGSKSDWSTLSHTADMLEKLGIPYEVKVVSAHRTPDLLFQYAEEAEARGIEVIIAGAGGAAHLPGMCAAKTHLPVLGVPVQSAMLSGVDSLLSIVQMPAGIPVATLAIGKAGAINAALLSASILGAKHPQFHKVLKTFRAEQTDSVLENPDPRIA, from the coding sequence ATGAGTGCATTGGTTGGCGTGATCATGGGCTCCAAGTCCGATTGGTCCACCCTTAGCCACACCGCCGATATGCTGGAAAAGCTCGGCATCCCCTACGAGGTGAAGGTGGTTTCCGCTCACCGCACCCCGGACCTGCTGTTCCAGTACGCCGAAGAGGCCGAAGCGCGTGGCATCGAGGTGATCATCGCCGGTGCCGGTGGCGCAGCTCACCTGCCAGGCATGTGTGCGGCCAAGACCCACCTGCCGGTGCTGGGCGTGCCGGTGCAGTCGGCCATGCTCTCGGGCGTCGACTCGCTGCTGTCCATCGTGCAGATGCCAGCGGGCATCCCGGTCGCCACCCTGGCCATCGGCAAGGCCGGTGCGATCAACGCCGCGCTGCTGTCGGCGAGCATCCTGGGCGCCAAGCACCCGCAGTTCCACAAGGTGTTGAAAACCTTCCGTGCCGAACAGACAGACAGCGTGCTGGAAAATCCAGACCCACGTATCGCCTGA